The following are encoded together in the Osmia lignaria lignaria isolate PbOS001 chromosome 6, iyOsmLign1, whole genome shotgun sequence genome:
- the LOC117601738 gene encoding uncharacterized protein LOC117601738 isoform X8 — MTTEETFPPIIRLQVDDTTAFLRAARSGNLEKVIEFLDTDLDINTANSNGLNALHLASKDGHVEIVTELLKRGAKVDAATKKGNTALHIASLAGQSEIVSILIQYGAAVNIQSQNGFTPLYMAAQENHDQVVKLLLSNGANQSLATEDGFTPLAVAMQQGHDKVVSVLLENDSKGKVRLPALHIAAKKDDCKAADLLLQNDHKPDVTSKSGFTPLHIAAHYGNEEIARLLIKRGADVNYLAKHNISPLHVAAKWGKNNMVKVLLENSAQIDAKTKDGLTPLHCAARSGHEQVITTLLEHSAPISARTKNGLAPLHMASQGDYVDAARVLLYHRAPVDEVTVDYLTSLHVAAHCGHVRVAKLLLDRKADPNARALNGFTPLHIACKKNRIKVVELLLKHGASIKSTTESGLTPLHVASFMGCMNIVIFLLQHEANPDVTTVRGETPLHLAARANQTDIIRILLRNGAKVDARAREQQTPLHIASRLGNIDIVMLLLQHGAAVDTTTKDMYTALHIAAKEGQEEVATILVDNNASLKATTKNGFTPLHIAAKYGNMSVAKILLQRDSKLDAQGKNDITPLHLACHYDHPNVANLLLEKGASPHVASQNGHTPLHIAARKNQMDIASTLLENGANANAESKAGFTPLHLSAQKGHYDMTNLLIEHGANPNHRSKNGLSALHLCAQEDFIKVASILVKNGANVESETETGYRPIHIAAHFGNLSMIRFLLKHNANIDVRTNQNYTPLHQAAQQGHAHVVTALLEGNASHKAKTKDGLTALNIAQKLGYISVTEVLKGLSYDTLTPDNKNWDEKYKVIAPESLQETSFMSDSDDEGGSDTLINEQPYRYLTADLMKSLRDDSLPIDVTRDDPIHRQVTKEEKKEFTQSNNYCLAENFDTDGINLGRLHFRSFLVSFLVDARGGAMKGCRHSGVRIIVPPRKATMPIRVTCRLIKPSKVTNPPPLMEGEALATRIIEMGPIGATFLGPVLIDIPHFASIRGKEREIIILRSENGETWKEHDNSADNDDTLLNTPYDPQMSASHSGRITRIITSDFPQYFAIVTRIKQEVHVIGSEGGILISSVANHVQAVFPPGALTKKIKVGLQAHVIPAELTAKLLGNCVAVSPVITIEPRRRKFHKPITLTIPVPQAANKGMINQYGGETPTLRLLCSIAGGTSESQWEDVTGSTPLTFMNDRVSFTTTVSARFWLMDCQNITAVPKMATELYEESLFVPYITNFVIYSKRMDVLEATLRILCMTDGKEGIHTLERQEEFVEIVKSRDVEVLDGKDLYIEFSGNLIPVTKSGVQLKFTFKAFRQNRLSFHVKVKDPLSDPVARMLFMKEPKVAKGEPPQQPICVLNIVLPEITTKLEIQQKSKDYEDSNIISQKWDSYESKYKKEGKEKSDEPKDTSPSEKKFITDTLEKERTDRTAVLDLIIHNRMGY; from the exons atgaCGACAGAGGAAACATTTCCGCCGATCATTAGGTTGCAG GTCGACGATACGACAGCATTTCTTCGCGCTGCTCGATCTGGAAATCTCGAAAAAGTGATCGAATTCCTCGATACCGATTTAGATATTAACACAGCTAATTCA aaCGGTTTAAATGCTTTGCATTTAGCATCGAAAGATGGTCACGTCGAAATAGTAACGGAACTGTTAAAAAGGGGTGCTAAAGTTGACGCTGCTACGAAAAAAGGAAACACTGCATTGCACATAGCTTCTTTGG ctggTCAATCGGAGATAGTAAGCATTCTTATTCAATATGGAGCCGCGGTAAATATTCAATCACAAAATGGTTTCACACCCTTGTACATGGCTGCACAAGAAAATCACGATCAAGTTGTTAAATTATTGCTCAGCAACGGAGCTAATCAAAGTCTCGCAACAGAG gaTGGATTTACACCGCTTGCTGTGGCGATGCAACAAGGACACGATAAAGTAGTCAGCGTTCTTTTAGAGAATGATTCTAAAGGAAAAGTTCGACTACCAGCGCTTCATATCGCGGCTAAGAAGGATGACTGTAAAGCCGCTGATCTCCTCTTACAG AACGATCACAAACCCGATGTAACTTCGAAGAGTGGTTTCACGCCTTTACACATCGCCGCTCATTATGGAAACGAAGAAATAGCGCGTTTATTAATAAAACGTGGCGCCGATGTAAATTATTTAGCAAAG CATAATATAAGCCCGTTACACGTAGCGGCAAAATGGGGTAAAAACAATATGGTTAAAGTATTATTAGAGAATTCAGCTCAAATCGATGCGAAAACTAAGGACGGTTTGACACCTCTTCATTGCGCGGCAAGATCTGGCCACGAACAAGTAATTACCACGCTTCTTGAACACTCTGCGCCTATAAGTGCACGAACAAAA AATGGGCTTGCTCCGCTGCATATGGCATCGCAAGGAGATTATGTAGACGCGGCCCGGGTACTTCTGTATCATCGAGCCCCTGTAGACGAAGTTACCGTTGATTACTTAACGTCACTTCACGTAGCCGCTCACTGCGGCCACGTTAGGGTCGCGAAATTGCTTCTCGATCGAAAAGCCGACCCGAATGCACGCGCTTTAAACGGCTTCACACCGTTGCACATTGCTTGCAAAAAGAATCGAATAAAAGTTGTTGAACTTTTGTTAAAGCATGGAGCATCGATCAAATCTACCACCGAG TCTGGACTGACTCCGTTACATGTTGCTAGTTTTATGGGATGTATGAACATCGTGATATTTCTATTGCAACACGAAGCCAATCCTGATGTGACAACAGTCAGGGGCGAAACACCTCTGCATTTGGCAGCTAGAGCTAATCAAACAGATATTATTCGAATTTTATTACGAAACGGAGCAAAAGTTGATGCTCGTGCAAGG GAGCAACAAACGCCTCTTCATATAGCATCACGATTAGGAAACATCGATATTGTTATGCTACTTTTGCAACACGGTGCAGCCGTCGATACCACAACTAAAGATATGTACACCGCGTTGCACATTGCGGCTAAGGAAGGTCAGGAGGAG GTTGCAACTATTCTAGTGGATAATAATGCCTCTCTTAAGGCGACTACTAAAAATGGTTTTACCCCTTTACATATCGCAGCTAAATACGGCAATATGAGCGTTGCAAAGATACTTTTACAAAGAGATAGCAAATTAGATGCCCAAGGAAAG AATGATATTACACCGTTACATTTGGCATGCCACTATGATCATCCAAATGTTGCAAATCTTTTGTTAGAGAAAGGAGCATCTCCCCATGTTGCTTCTCAAAATGGACATACTCCCTTACATATTGCTGCTCGTAAGAACCAG ATGGACATTGCTTCCACTTTATTAGAGAATGGAGCAAATGCAAATGCCGAATCTAAGGCTGGATTTACACCACTGCATCTGAGTGCACAGAAAGGACATTATGATATGACAAATTTGTTAATTGAACATGGAGCTAATCCAAATCACAGGTCAAAg AATGGTCTATCCGCGTTGCATCTGTGTGCCCAAGAAGATTTTATTAAAGTAGCATCAATTCTTGTGAAAAACGGCGCAAACGTGGAAAGTGAGACCGAAACTGGTTACCGGCCGATACATATTGCAGCGCATTTTGGAAATCTTTCTATGATCCGATTTCTTTTGAAACACAATGCGAACATTGATGTGAGAACTAATCAGAACTATACTCCACTTCACCAGGCTGCCCAACAGGGCCATGCTCATGTAGTTACTGCTCTATTAGAAGGGAATGCCTCCCATAAAGCAAAGACTAAG GATGGTTTGACTGCTTTAAATATAGCTCAAAAATTGGGATACATATCTGTTACGGAAGTACTGAAAGGATTGTCTTACGATACGTTAACACCTGATAATAAAAATTGGGACGAGAAGTACAAAGTTATTGCACCAGAAAGTTTGCAAGAAACCAGTTTTATGTCCGACTCGGATGACGAAGGAG GTTCAGACACGTTAATTAACGAACAACCATATCGGTATCTGACAGCAGATTTAATGAAAAGTTTAAGGGATGATTCGTTGCCCATTGACGTTACACGAGACGATCCAATACATAGACAAG ttacaaaagaagaaaagaaagaatttacACAAAGCAATAATTATTGCCTAGCAGAAAACTTTGATACTGACGGAATTAATTTGGG ccGATTGCATTTCCGATC ATTTTTAGTAAGCTTTCTGGTGGATGCACGCGGAGGTGCTATGAAGGGATGTAGACACAGTGGCGTACGCATTATTGTACCGCCACGTAAAGCAACAATGCCGATTCGAGTTACCTGTAGATTAATAAAACCTAGTAAAGTTACAAATCCTCCTCCTTTAATGGAGGGGGAGGCGCTGGCAACTCGTATCATAGAGATGGGACCAATTGGTGCAACATTCCTAGG GCCTGTTTTAATCGATATACCACATTTTGCATCTATTCGAGGCAAGGAACGGGAGATCATTATTCTTAGAAGCGAGAATGGAGAAACATGGAAGGAGCATGACAATTCTGCTGACAATGACGATACATTGTTAAACACACCATACG ATCCACAAATGAGTGCTTCTCATTCTGGCAGGATTACTCGTATAATAACTTCGGATTTCCCTCAATATTTTGCTATTGTGACAAGAATAAAACAAGAAGTTCATGTCATCGGTTCCGAGGGTGGAATTTTAATATCCAGTGTAGCTAATCACGTTCAAGCAGTTTTCCCACCAGGAGCTCTgacaaagaaaattaaagttGGATTGCAG GCACATGTAATTCCTGCAGAACTTACAGCAAAACTACTCGGCAATTGCGTGGCCGTTTCTCCAGTGATAACAATTGAACCAAGAAGACGAAAATTCCATAAACCGATTACATTGACGATACCAGTACCGCAAGCTGCTAATAAAGGAATGATAAATCAATATGGGGGTGAAACACCGACGTTACGTCTTTTGTGTAGTATTGCAG gTGGAACAAGTGAATCACAATGGGAGGATGTTACCGGATCAACGCCACTAACTTTCATGAACGATAGAGTATCCTTTACAACAACTGTCTCTGCTCGGTTTTGGTTGATGGATTGCCAAAATATAACCGCTGTTCCAAAAATGGCTACAGAATTATACGAAGAGTCACTATTTGTACCATATATTACAAA TTTCGTGATCTATTCAAAACGAATGGACGTCCTTGAAGCTACATTAAGAATACTGTGTATGACCGATGGAAAAGAAGGAATTCACACATTGGAGAGGCAAGAGGAATTCGTCGAAATTGTTAAAAGCCGTGACGTTGAA GTACTCGATGGGAAGGATCTTTACATTGAATTTAGTGGAAATTTGATACCCGTAACAAAATCAGGCGTACAATTAAAGTTCACGTTCAAAGCCTTCCGTCAGAATCGTTTATCTTTCCACGTGAAAGTAAAGGACCCGTTATCAGACCCCGTAGCGAGGATGCTGTTCATGAAGGAGCCGAAGGTTGCTAAAGGAGAACCACCTCAGCAACCAATTTGCGTCTTAAACATTGTTCTTCCAGAGATTACAACTAAACTTGAAATTCAGCAAAAATCTAAAG attacGAAGATTCAAACATCATTAGCCAAAAATGGGATTCTTACGAATCGAAATACAAGAaggaagggaaagagaaaagCGACGAGCCGAAGGATACCTCCCCTTcggaaaagaaatttattaccGACACCTTGGAAAAAGAACGAACAG ACAGAACTGCCGTCCTCGACCTTATCATACACAACCGTATGGGATATTAA
- the LOC117601738 gene encoding uncharacterized protein LOC117601738 isoform X7 produces MTTEETFPPIIRLQVDDTTAFLRAARSGNLEKVIEFLDTDLDINTANSNGLNALHLASKDGHVEIVTELLKRGAKVDAATKKGNTALHIASLAGQSEIVSILIQYGAAVNIQSQNGFTPLYMAAQENHDQVVKLLLSNGANQSLATEDGFTPLAVAMQQGHDKVVSVLLENDSKGKVRLPALHIAAKKDDCKAADLLLQNDHKPDVTSKSGFTPLHIAAHYGNEEIARLLIKRGADVNYLAKHNISPLHVAAKWGKNNMVKVLLENSAQIDAKTKDGLTPLHCAARSGHEQVITTLLEHSAPISARTKNGLAPLHMASQGDYVDAARVLLYHRAPVDEVTVDYLTSLHVAAHCGHVRVAKLLLDRKADPNARALNGFTPLHIACKKNRIKVVELLLKHGASIKSTTESGLTPLHVASFMGCMNIVIFLLQHEANPDVTTVRGETPLHLAARANQTDIIRILLRNGAKVDARAREQQTPLHIASRLGNIDIVMLLLQHGAAVDTTTKDMYTALHIAAKEGQEEVATILVDNNASLKATTKNGFTPLHIAAKYGNMSVAKILLQRDSKLDAQGKNDITPLHLACHYDHPNVANLLLEKGASPHVASQNGHTPLHIAARKNQMDIASTLLENGANANAESKAGFTPLHLSAQKGHYDMTNLLIEHGANPNHRSKNGLSALHLCAQEDFIKVASILVKNGANVESETETGYRPIHIAAHFGNLSMIRFLLKHNANIDVRTNQNYTPLHQAAQQGHAHVVTALLEGNASHKAKTKDGLTALNIAQKLGYISVTEVLKGLSYDTLTPDNKNWDEKYKVIAPESLQETSFMSDSDDEGGSDTLINEQPYRYLTADLMKSLRDDSLPIDVTRDDPIHRQVTKEEKKEFTQSNNYCLAENFDTDGINLGRLHFRSFLVSFLVDARGGAMKGCRHSGVRIIVPPRKATMPIRVTCRLIKPSKVTNPPPLMEGEALATRIIEMGPIGATFLGPVLIDIPHFASIRGKEREIIILRSENGETWKEHDNSADNDDTLLNTPYDPQMSASHSGRITRIITSDFPQYFAIVTRIKQEVHVIGSEGGILISSVANHVQAVFPPGALTKKIKVGLQAHVIPAELTAKLLGNCVAVSPVITIEPRRRKFHKPITLTIPVPQAANKGMINQYGGETPTLRLLCSIAGGTSESQWEDVTGSTPLTFMNDRVSFTTTVSARFWLMDCQNITAVPKMATELYEESLFVPYITNFVIYSKRMDVLEATLRILCMTDGKEGIHTLERQEEFVEIVKSRDVEVLDGKDLYIEFSGNLIPVTKSGVQLKFTFKAFRQNRLSFHVKVKDPLSDPVARMLFMKEPKVAKGEPPQQPICVLNIVLPEITTKLEIQQKSKDYEDSNIISQKWDSYESKYKKEGKEKSDEPKDTSPSEKKFITDTLEKERTVSGFFKFFSNLRLRSTR; encoded by the exons atgaCGACAGAGGAAACATTTCCGCCGATCATTAGGTTGCAG GTCGACGATACGACAGCATTTCTTCGCGCTGCTCGATCTGGAAATCTCGAAAAAGTGATCGAATTCCTCGATACCGATTTAGATATTAACACAGCTAATTCA aaCGGTTTAAATGCTTTGCATTTAGCATCGAAAGATGGTCACGTCGAAATAGTAACGGAACTGTTAAAAAGGGGTGCTAAAGTTGACGCTGCTACGAAAAAAGGAAACACTGCATTGCACATAGCTTCTTTGG ctggTCAATCGGAGATAGTAAGCATTCTTATTCAATATGGAGCCGCGGTAAATATTCAATCACAAAATGGTTTCACACCCTTGTACATGGCTGCACAAGAAAATCACGATCAAGTTGTTAAATTATTGCTCAGCAACGGAGCTAATCAAAGTCTCGCAACAGAG gaTGGATTTACACCGCTTGCTGTGGCGATGCAACAAGGACACGATAAAGTAGTCAGCGTTCTTTTAGAGAATGATTCTAAAGGAAAAGTTCGACTACCAGCGCTTCATATCGCGGCTAAGAAGGATGACTGTAAAGCCGCTGATCTCCTCTTACAG AACGATCACAAACCCGATGTAACTTCGAAGAGTGGTTTCACGCCTTTACACATCGCCGCTCATTATGGAAACGAAGAAATAGCGCGTTTATTAATAAAACGTGGCGCCGATGTAAATTATTTAGCAAAG CATAATATAAGCCCGTTACACGTAGCGGCAAAATGGGGTAAAAACAATATGGTTAAAGTATTATTAGAGAATTCAGCTCAAATCGATGCGAAAACTAAGGACGGTTTGACACCTCTTCATTGCGCGGCAAGATCTGGCCACGAACAAGTAATTACCACGCTTCTTGAACACTCTGCGCCTATAAGTGCACGAACAAAA AATGGGCTTGCTCCGCTGCATATGGCATCGCAAGGAGATTATGTAGACGCGGCCCGGGTACTTCTGTATCATCGAGCCCCTGTAGACGAAGTTACCGTTGATTACTTAACGTCACTTCACGTAGCCGCTCACTGCGGCCACGTTAGGGTCGCGAAATTGCTTCTCGATCGAAAAGCCGACCCGAATGCACGCGCTTTAAACGGCTTCACACCGTTGCACATTGCTTGCAAAAAGAATCGAATAAAAGTTGTTGAACTTTTGTTAAAGCATGGAGCATCGATCAAATCTACCACCGAG TCTGGACTGACTCCGTTACATGTTGCTAGTTTTATGGGATGTATGAACATCGTGATATTTCTATTGCAACACGAAGCCAATCCTGATGTGACAACAGTCAGGGGCGAAACACCTCTGCATTTGGCAGCTAGAGCTAATCAAACAGATATTATTCGAATTTTATTACGAAACGGAGCAAAAGTTGATGCTCGTGCAAGG GAGCAACAAACGCCTCTTCATATAGCATCACGATTAGGAAACATCGATATTGTTATGCTACTTTTGCAACACGGTGCAGCCGTCGATACCACAACTAAAGATATGTACACCGCGTTGCACATTGCGGCTAAGGAAGGTCAGGAGGAG GTTGCAACTATTCTAGTGGATAATAATGCCTCTCTTAAGGCGACTACTAAAAATGGTTTTACCCCTTTACATATCGCAGCTAAATACGGCAATATGAGCGTTGCAAAGATACTTTTACAAAGAGATAGCAAATTAGATGCCCAAGGAAAG AATGATATTACACCGTTACATTTGGCATGCCACTATGATCATCCAAATGTTGCAAATCTTTTGTTAGAGAAAGGAGCATCTCCCCATGTTGCTTCTCAAAATGGACATACTCCCTTACATATTGCTGCTCGTAAGAACCAG ATGGACATTGCTTCCACTTTATTAGAGAATGGAGCAAATGCAAATGCCGAATCTAAGGCTGGATTTACACCACTGCATCTGAGTGCACAGAAAGGACATTATGATATGACAAATTTGTTAATTGAACATGGAGCTAATCCAAATCACAGGTCAAAg AATGGTCTATCCGCGTTGCATCTGTGTGCCCAAGAAGATTTTATTAAAGTAGCATCAATTCTTGTGAAAAACGGCGCAAACGTGGAAAGTGAGACCGAAACTGGTTACCGGCCGATACATATTGCAGCGCATTTTGGAAATCTTTCTATGATCCGATTTCTTTTGAAACACAATGCGAACATTGATGTGAGAACTAATCAGAACTATACTCCACTTCACCAGGCTGCCCAACAGGGCCATGCTCATGTAGTTACTGCTCTATTAGAAGGGAATGCCTCCCATAAAGCAAAGACTAAG GATGGTTTGACTGCTTTAAATATAGCTCAAAAATTGGGATACATATCTGTTACGGAAGTACTGAAAGGATTGTCTTACGATACGTTAACACCTGATAATAAAAATTGGGACGAGAAGTACAAAGTTATTGCACCAGAAAGTTTGCAAGAAACCAGTTTTATGTCCGACTCGGATGACGAAGGAG GTTCAGACACGTTAATTAACGAACAACCATATCGGTATCTGACAGCAGATTTAATGAAAAGTTTAAGGGATGATTCGTTGCCCATTGACGTTACACGAGACGATCCAATACATAGACAAG ttacaaaagaagaaaagaaagaatttacACAAAGCAATAATTATTGCCTAGCAGAAAACTTTGATACTGACGGAATTAATTTGGG ccGATTGCATTTCCGATC ATTTTTAGTAAGCTTTCTGGTGGATGCACGCGGAGGTGCTATGAAGGGATGTAGACACAGTGGCGTACGCATTATTGTACCGCCACGTAAAGCAACAATGCCGATTCGAGTTACCTGTAGATTAATAAAACCTAGTAAAGTTACAAATCCTCCTCCTTTAATGGAGGGGGAGGCGCTGGCAACTCGTATCATAGAGATGGGACCAATTGGTGCAACATTCCTAGG GCCTGTTTTAATCGATATACCACATTTTGCATCTATTCGAGGCAAGGAACGGGAGATCATTATTCTTAGAAGCGAGAATGGAGAAACATGGAAGGAGCATGACAATTCTGCTGACAATGACGATACATTGTTAAACACACCATACG ATCCACAAATGAGTGCTTCTCATTCTGGCAGGATTACTCGTATAATAACTTCGGATTTCCCTCAATATTTTGCTATTGTGACAAGAATAAAACAAGAAGTTCATGTCATCGGTTCCGAGGGTGGAATTTTAATATCCAGTGTAGCTAATCACGTTCAAGCAGTTTTCCCACCAGGAGCTCTgacaaagaaaattaaagttGGATTGCAG GCACATGTAATTCCTGCAGAACTTACAGCAAAACTACTCGGCAATTGCGTGGCCGTTTCTCCAGTGATAACAATTGAACCAAGAAGACGAAAATTCCATAAACCGATTACATTGACGATACCAGTACCGCAAGCTGCTAATAAAGGAATGATAAATCAATATGGGGGTGAAACACCGACGTTACGTCTTTTGTGTAGTATTGCAG gTGGAACAAGTGAATCACAATGGGAGGATGTTACCGGATCAACGCCACTAACTTTCATGAACGATAGAGTATCCTTTACAACAACTGTCTCTGCTCGGTTTTGGTTGATGGATTGCCAAAATATAACCGCTGTTCCAAAAATGGCTACAGAATTATACGAAGAGTCACTATTTGTACCATATATTACAAA TTTCGTGATCTATTCAAAACGAATGGACGTCCTTGAAGCTACATTAAGAATACTGTGTATGACCGATGGAAAAGAAGGAATTCACACATTGGAGAGGCAAGAGGAATTCGTCGAAATTGTTAAAAGCCGTGACGTTGAA GTACTCGATGGGAAGGATCTTTACATTGAATTTAGTGGAAATTTGATACCCGTAACAAAATCAGGCGTACAATTAAAGTTCACGTTCAAAGCCTTCCGTCAGAATCGTTTATCTTTCCACGTGAAAGTAAAGGACCCGTTATCAGACCCCGTAGCGAGGATGCTGTTCATGAAGGAGCCGAAGGTTGCTAAAGGAGAACCACCTCAGCAACCAATTTGCGTCTTAAACATTGTTCTTCCAGAGATTACAACTAAACTTGAAATTCAGCAAAAATCTAAAG attacGAAGATTCAAACATCATTAGCCAAAAATGGGATTCTTACGAATCGAAATACAAGAaggaagggaaagagaaaagCGACGAGCCGAAGGATACCTCCCCTTcggaaaagaaatttattaccGACACCTTGGAAAAAGAACGAACAG TTTCAGGTTTTTTTAAGTTCTTTAGTAATTTACGCTTAAGATCGACACGATAA